A part of Geothrix oryzae genomic DNA contains:
- a CDS encoding amino acid permease → MSNDPRPDSPLFARKPLALLLEEAKGENRLRRVLGPVQLTALGVGAIIGAGIFVATGAAAHNIAGPSLMVSYVIAGITCIFAALCYAEFAAMVPVAGSAYTYAYATLGELFAWIIGWDLILEYGVSSAAVATGWSAYFQSAVSNIGIHIPKLVSESPWKYDPATGHFASTGAVMNLPALIIVAIITAILVKGIQESATFNGVMVAIKVAAVLFVIGVGAFFINTTNWHPFAPFGWTGISFFGHHVAGQVDGGGAPIGTMAGAAIIFFAYIGFDSVSTHAEEAKNPQRDVPIGIIVSLVVCTFLYIAVVAVLTGMVKFDHLDINAPVSIAFRQNGMPWAEGLIATAGVAGITSVLLVMMLSGPRVFLAMARDGLLPKATFGDVHPKFRTPWKSTMLVGCFVGILAGFLPIDALLHLANIGTLLAFVIVCAAVLIMRKKHPEAERPFRCPWVPFVPVMGVLSCLMLMFSLPVANWWRLIAWLALGFVIYFFYGKKHSVMRKQNA, encoded by the coding sequence ATGTCGAACGACCCGCGTCCCGATTCCCCGCTTTTCGCGCGCAAACCCCTGGCCCTCCTCCTCGAGGAAGCCAAGGGCGAGAACCGGCTCCGCCGCGTCCTCGGTCCCGTGCAACTCACGGCGCTGGGCGTGGGCGCCATCATCGGCGCGGGCATCTTCGTGGCCACGGGCGCCGCGGCCCACAACATCGCCGGCCCTTCGCTGATGGTCTCCTATGTCATCGCCGGCATCACCTGCATCTTCGCGGCGCTCTGCTACGCGGAATTCGCCGCCATGGTGCCCGTGGCGGGATCGGCCTACACCTATGCCTACGCCACGCTCGGCGAACTGTTCGCCTGGATCATCGGCTGGGACCTCATCCTCGAATACGGCGTGTCCAGCGCCGCGGTCGCCACCGGATGGAGCGCCTACTTCCAGAGCGCCGTCAGCAACATCGGGATCCACATCCCCAAGCTGGTGAGCGAATCGCCCTGGAAATACGACCCCGCCACGGGCCACTTCGCCTCCACGGGCGCCGTGATGAACCTGCCCGCCCTCATCATCGTGGCCATCATCACCGCGATCCTCGTGAAGGGCATCCAGGAGAGCGCCACCTTCAACGGCGTCATGGTGGCCATCAAGGTGGCCGCCGTGCTCTTCGTCATCGGGGTGGGCGCCTTCTTCATCAACACCACCAACTGGCACCCCTTCGCGCCCTTCGGCTGGACCGGCATCAGCTTCTTCGGCCACCATGTGGCGGGCCAGGTGGACGGCGGCGGCGCGCCCATCGGCACCATGGCCGGCGCGGCCATCATCTTCTTCGCCTACATCGGCTTCGATTCGGTCTCCACCCACGCGGAAGAGGCCAAGAACCCTCAGCGCGATGTGCCCATCGGCATCATCGTGTCCCTGGTGGTCTGCACCTTCCTGTACATCGCCGTGGTGGCCGTCCTCACGGGCATGGTCAAGTTCGACCACCTGGACATCAACGCGCCGGTCTCCATCGCCTTCCGCCAGAACGGCATGCCCTGGGCCGAGGGGCTCATCGCCACGGCGGGCGTGGCCGGCATCACCTCCGTGCTGCTGGTCATGATGCTGAGCGGTCCCCGCGTGTTCCTGGCCATGGCCCGGGACGGCCTGCTCCCCAAGGCCACCTTCGGCGATGTGCACCCCAAGTTCCGCACGCCCTGGAAGTCCACCATGCTGGTCGGCTGCTTCGTGGGCATCCTGGCCGGCTTCCTGCCCATCGACGCCCTGCTGCACCTGGCCAACATCGGCACCCTGCTGGCCTTCGTCATCGTCTGCGCCGCCGTCCTGATCATGCGCAAGAAGCACCCTGAAGCCGAGCGGCCCTTCCGCTGCCCCTGGGTGCCCTTCGTCCCCGTCATGGGCGTGCTCAGCTGCCTCATGCTCATGTTCTCCCTGCCCGTGGCCAACTGGTGGCGCCTCATCGCCTGGCTCGCCCTGGGCTTCGTCATCTACTTCTTCTACGGCAAGAAACACAGCGTCATGCGGAAGCAGAACGCCTGA
- a CDS encoding DUF748 domain-containing protein yields MPIPAPLSAFFRRWRRLMGVLTGMYGAWLLVGFLLVPALVRPRIEREATRVLKRPVTVAKLRFNPFTFGVTVEGARVAERGGGDWITLRRLFVDYDVWRLLSHTVGLSTVEVEGLTFRTALDAQGRLNFQDLLEDDGKAEEAAPSSPSKWVLEVRRFRLREGRVEFSDGSASAPFRTVVGPIAFTLEGLRTEVGNRSGVALEAWTEAKEHVAWKGDLGFQPFTSRGSLLLENLSLPKYRPYEQEQVSSEIRSGTAAVRAQYRVEWGGGHRVVELSELGLTLKDVKVAERGVAQPAVELPLLDIRGGKADLLAPSLELGSITAEGGVVRVQVAKDGGLNLARLVAPPKPRTKDPDEKPLQWRVHDLALKGFRVGWEDLSPARPVQAEATDLNLHGQDLSAEPAAASPMSLDLKLGAGSLKAEGRVTPLKGTGDLQLKAEGLDLAPWDPYLDSALDLRIASGKLGAEGRVRFAFEGRKTDGVTYRGAASVQGFEVRDAALNEPFLRWKQLRLVGADLRSAPLSVAIQTVDWTDPEGRVVVQPDGSTNVARALRLAPEGKPAAPTAAVLPATPAGSPDLTIVTFGITGGRLSYIDRSVQPNAALVLSDLEGSYLGLSSRPDVSSKVDFKGRAGGLAPITITGHAMPLRSDLDTDVTLKIQGADLTDFTPYTGKYLGYTVQKGKLDVDARLRIDHRNLKADNAVKLDQFYLGEKVQSPDATGLPVKLGLAILRDRKGVIAFDLPIEGNLDDPDVKYGKLVWKAVFNLLGKIATSPFTLIGKLFGSDAGDLSSLAFAPGSSALEAAATPKLQALAKALHERPELRLEAEGAADPDQDGAALRKASLEALLQRTRARALKQVEPGPMPAAERERWLKAAYEGAFPPAKDVKPTPPPPPPAEMEQRLLSAQGVDPSDLIHLADARGKAVIAWLQDTAKADPARIFPVRTGQAKGAAVVFTLK; encoded by the coding sequence ATGCCCATTCCAGCCCCTCTCTCGGCCTTTTTCCGCCGCTGGCGACGCCTGATGGGGGTTCTGACAGGCATGTACGGGGCCTGGCTGCTGGTGGGCTTCCTCCTGGTGCCGGCCCTGGTGCGGCCCCGCATCGAACGGGAGGCGACCAGGGTCCTGAAGCGGCCCGTCACGGTGGCGAAGCTCCGCTTCAACCCCTTCACCTTCGGTGTCACGGTCGAAGGCGCGCGCGTCGCCGAACGGGGGGGCGGCGACTGGATCACCCTCCGGCGCCTCTTCGTGGACTACGATGTCTGGCGCCTGTTGAGCCACACCGTGGGGCTTTCCACGGTGGAGGTCGAAGGCCTGACCTTCAGGACCGCGCTGGACGCCCAGGGGCGCCTGAACTTCCAGGACCTGCTGGAAGATGACGGCAAGGCCGAGGAGGCCGCGCCTTCCAGCCCTTCCAAGTGGGTGCTGGAGGTCCGCCGCTTCCGGCTGCGGGAGGGCCGCGTCGAATTCAGCGACGGCTCCGCGTCGGCGCCCTTCCGGACCGTGGTGGGACCCATCGCGTTCACCCTGGAGGGGCTGCGGACCGAGGTGGGCAACCGCAGCGGCGTGGCGCTGGAGGCCTGGACCGAGGCCAAGGAGCATGTGGCCTGGAAGGGGGATCTGGGCTTCCAGCCTTTCACCTCCAGGGGCAGCCTCCTGCTGGAGAATCTCTCCCTCCCGAAGTACCGGCCCTATGAGCAGGAGCAGGTCTCCAGCGAGATCCGCAGCGGCACGGCGGCCGTGCGGGCGCAGTACCGCGTCGAGTGGGGCGGGGGCCACCGGGTGGTGGAGCTGTCGGAGCTGGGGCTCACCCTGAAGGATGTGAAGGTCGCCGAGCGGGGCGTCGCCCAGCCCGCCGTGGAGCTGCCCCTCCTGGACATCCGTGGCGGGAAGGCGGACCTGCTGGCGCCCTCGCTGGAGCTGGGGTCCATCACTGCGGAGGGGGGCGTGGTGCGGGTGCAGGTGGCGAAGGACGGGGGCCTCAACCTGGCCCGCCTGGTGGCGCCGCCCAAGCCCCGGACCAAGGATCCCGACGAGAAGCCCCTTCAATGGCGGGTCCACGACCTGGCCCTCAAGGGCTTCCGCGTGGGCTGGGAGGATCTGAGCCCCGCCCGCCCGGTCCAGGCGGAGGCCACGGACCTGAACCTGCACGGGCAGGATCTCTCGGCGGAACCCGCCGCCGCGAGCCCGATGTCGCTGGACCTGAAGCTCGGAGCCGGCTCCCTGAAGGCCGAGGGGCGCGTGACGCCCCTGAAGGGCACCGGGGACCTCCAGCTGAAGGCGGAGGGCCTGGATCTGGCACCCTGGGATCCCTACCTGGATTCGGCGCTGGACCTGCGCATCGCTTCGGGAAAGCTGGGGGCCGAGGGGCGCGTGCGCTTCGCCTTCGAAGGGCGCAAGACCGATGGCGTCACCTACCGGGGCGCCGCCTCGGTGCAGGGTTTCGAGGTTCGGGACGCGGCCCTGAATGAGCCCTTCCTGCGCTGGAAGCAGCTGCGCCTGGTGGGGGCGGACCTCCGCTCGGCGCCCCTGTCCGTGGCCATCCAGACCGTGGACTGGACGGATCCCGAAGGCCGCGTCGTGGTGCAGCCCGACGGCAGCACCAATGTGGCCCGGGCCCTGCGGCTGGCCCCGGAAGGCAAGCCTGCCGCCCCCACGGCCGCCGTCCTGCCCGCCACGCCCGCCGGTTCGCCGGACCTGACCATCGTGACCTTCGGCATCACGGGCGGCCGCCTCAGCTACATCGACCGCTCCGTGCAACCCAATGCGGCGCTGGTGCTCAGTGATCTGGAGGGGAGCTACCTGGGCCTCTCCAGCCGCCCCGATGTCTCGTCGAAGGTCGATTTCAAGGGCCGTGCCGGCGGGCTCGCGCCCATCACCATCACGGGCCACGCGATGCCCCTCCGCAGCGACCTGGACACCGATGTGACGCTGAAGATCCAGGGTGCCGACCTCACGGACTTCACTCCCTACACCGGCAAGTACCTGGGCTACACCGTGCAGAAGGGCAAGCTGGATGTGGACGCCCGGCTGCGCATCGACCACCGGAACCTGAAGGCCGACAACGCCGTGAAGCTGGATCAGTTCTACCTGGGCGAGAAGGTGCAGAGCCCCGATGCCACGGGCCTGCCCGTGAAGCTGGGCCTGGCCATCCTGCGGGACCGCAAGGGCGTCATCGCCTTCGACCTGCCCATCGAGGGCAACCTGGACGATCCCGATGTGAAGTACGGCAAGCTCGTGTGGAAGGCCGTCTTCAATCTGCTGGGGAAGATCGCCACCTCACCCTTCACCTTGATCGGCAAGCTCTTCGGCAGCGATGCGGGGGACCTCAGCAGCCTGGCCTTCGCGCCGGGCTCCAGCGCCCTGGAGGCGGCCGCGACGCCCAAGCTGCAGGCCCTGGCCAAGGCGCTGCACGAGCGGCCGGAGCTGCGCCTGGAGGCCGAGGGCGCGGCGGACCCCGACCAGGACGGGGCGGCCCTGCGCAAGGCCAGTCTGGAGGCGCTCCTGCAGCGGACGCGGGCCAGGGCGCTGAAGCAGGTCGAGCCGGGGCCCATGCCCGCGGCCGAGCGCGAGCGCTGGCTCAAGGCCGCCTACGAGGGGGCCTTCCCGCCGGCCAAGGATGTCAAGCCGACCCCGCCACCTCCGCCCCCCGCGGAGATGGAACAGCGCCTGCTCTCGGCCCAGGGGGTGGATCCTTCGGACCTCATCCACTTGGCCGACGCCCGCGGGAAGGCGGTCATCGCCTGGCTCCAGGACACGGCGAAGGCCGATCCCGCCCGGATCTTCCCCGTGCGGACCGGCCAGGCCAAAGGCGCGGCCGTGGTCTTCACCCTCAAATAG
- a CDS encoding heparan-alpha-glucosaminide N-acetyltransferase domain-containing protein produces MSIWTDLTPSKRCDWIDQLRGWAVIVMIEVHVVNVWLQSGLRPDWLNYLNGLVAPSFTMAAGYSLAISTFRTDGTLRPFWPDTARRLGFILLCAYALHAPGITAADWTVLNTAQKARELFKIDVLQCIVYSLLILQGLARLVRNPRLFTGLALAIAVFVPVISPHLWATGVADGLWLPIRGLFNGNPDRGVQALFPLFPWLAFPAFGAFLGGLYRHLRVEPVEGKARWSEARYLVGLGILGALLLAWGASAQHAWLWGGRWLQQNGVWLLHSPSGAFTYSELGALSNTTLPSVAARLGWILLGGTLMGAVDLLRPRWKGSNPIDAASRESLLLYMLHLNLIFSVLLAPAVIALTGWGWGSLGWTGTLLMTAAIIGLNLWAGVAWQKVRRTPDRMRLLQHRAVAALGLWFVLGGWWTFRHFLQSPELAKEPYAFLNAARARKGLPPTPDGLCRDPEEYFREADRLRLKLGPEARADLARQIRARESR; encoded by the coding sequence ATGTCGATCTGGACTGACCTGACCCCTTCCAAGCGCTGCGACTGGATCGACCAGCTGCGGGGCTGGGCGGTGATCGTGATGATCGAAGTGCATGTGGTGAATGTCTGGCTGCAGTCCGGCCTCCGCCCGGACTGGCTCAACTACCTGAACGGCCTGGTGGCTCCGAGCTTCACCATGGCGGCGGGCTACAGCCTGGCGATCTCCACCTTCCGCACCGACGGCACCCTGCGCCCCTTCTGGCCCGACACCGCGCGGCGCCTGGGCTTCATCCTCCTCTGCGCCTACGCCCTGCACGCCCCCGGCATCACAGCGGCGGACTGGACGGTGCTCAACACCGCGCAGAAGGCCCGGGAGCTGTTCAAGATTGATGTGCTCCAGTGCATCGTCTACTCCCTGCTCATCCTCCAGGGCCTGGCGCGGCTGGTCCGGAATCCCCGCCTGTTCACGGGACTGGCCCTGGCCATCGCGGTCTTCGTGCCGGTGATCTCGCCGCACCTCTGGGCCACCGGCGTGGCCGACGGCCTGTGGCTCCCCATCCGCGGCCTCTTCAACGGCAATCCCGACCGCGGCGTCCAGGCCCTCTTCCCGCTCTTCCCCTGGCTTGCCTTCCCGGCCTTCGGCGCCTTCCTCGGCGGCCTCTACCGGCACCTGCGGGTCGAACCCGTCGAAGGAAAGGCCCGCTGGAGCGAAGCCCGCTACCTCGTGGGGCTCGGAATCCTCGGCGCCCTCCTGCTGGCCTGGGGGGCCTCCGCCCAGCACGCCTGGCTCTGGGGCGGCCGCTGGCTCCAGCAGAACGGCGTGTGGCTGCTCCACAGCCCTTCCGGCGCCTTCACCTACAGCGAACTGGGCGCCCTCTCGAACACGACCCTACCCAGCGTGGCCGCCCGCCTCGGCTGGATCCTCCTGGGCGGCACGCTCATGGGGGCCGTGGATCTCCTCCGGCCCCGCTGGAAGGGCTCCAACCCCATCGATGCCGCCAGCCGGGAATCGCTGCTGCTCTACATGCTGCACCTCAACCTGATCTTCAGCGTGCTGCTGGCACCCGCCGTCATCGCCCTCACGGGCTGGGGCTGGGGCAGCCTCGGCTGGACGGGCACCCTCCTGATGACCGCGGCCATCATCGGCCTGAACCTCTGGGCCGGCGTGGCCTGGCAGAAGGTGCGCCGGACGCCGGACCGCATGCGCCTGCTCCAGCACCGGGCCGTAGCCGCACTGGGCCTCTGGTTCGTGCTGGGCGGCTGGTGGACCTTCCGCCACTTCCTGCAGAGCCCGGAGCTGGCCAAGGAGCCCTACGCGTTCCTGAACGCCGCCCGGGCCCGCAAGGGCCTGCCCCCCACGCCGGATGGCCTCTGCCGCGACCCCGAGGAATACTTCCGCGAGGCCGACCGCCTCCGGCTGAAGCTCGGCCCCGAGGCCCGCGCCGACCTGGCCCGGCAGATCCGCGCCCGGGAAAGCCGCTAG
- a CDS encoding ComF family protein, giving the protein MLPVGFLTRLVQARRSLLLCRGCLGPVGAGAEAGLCARCWGGLVPLPEGRCPRCALVHGAEASHGEDAGAGCPEAVAWALGDALWDYHGGRPPLGALLLPGIKQGEAGWRKALLNRLPGVPLPAWAVEVDRVTSAPSALPRRLLRGFDFGAEAAQAVAARLERPFEPLLAKGWRSGRQASRTESERRRLPKRAITLRRGAAPRGRVLLVDDVWTTGTTLLRCAQALLEGGADEVRVLTLFRAL; this is encoded by the coding sequence ATGCTCCCGGTCGGATTCCTCACCCGCCTCGTCCAGGCGCGGCGTTCCCTGCTCCTCTGCCGGGGGTGCCTCGGCCCGGTGGGAGCGGGCGCCGAGGCGGGCCTCTGCGCCCGCTGCTGGGGCGGCCTGGTCCCCCTGCCCGAAGGGCGCTGTCCGCGCTGCGCGCTGGTCCATGGAGCGGAGGCTTCTCACGGCGAGGATGCAGGGGCGGGCTGCCCCGAGGCGGTGGCCTGGGCCTTGGGGGACGCCCTCTGGGACTATCACGGCGGTCGCCCACCCCTGGGGGCCCTGCTCCTGCCGGGCATCAAGCAGGGCGAAGCCGGCTGGCGGAAGGCTCTGTTGAACCGCCTGCCGGGGGTGCCGCTACCGGCCTGGGCGGTGGAGGTGGATCGGGTGACCTCGGCGCCCAGCGCCCTTCCCCGCCGCCTGCTCCGCGGGTTCGATTTCGGGGCGGAGGCCGCTCAGGCCGTCGCGGCCCGCCTCGAACGGCCCTTCGAGCCCCTGCTCGCCAAAGGCTGGCGCAGCGGCCGCCAGGCCTCCCGGACGGAGAGCGAGCGGCGGCGGCTGCCGAAGCGGGCCATCACCCTGCGCCGGGGGGCCGCGCCGAGGGGGCGGGTGCTGCTGGTGGACGATGTCTGGACCACCGGCACCACCCTGCTGCGCTGCGCCCAGGCCCTGCTGGAAGGCGGGGCCGACGAGGTGCGCGTGCTGACGCTGTTCCGGGCGCTGTAG
- a CDS encoding NADH:flavin oxidoreductase/NADH oxidase, producing MPRLFQPLTLRGVTLPNRIAVSPMCQYQAQDGLANDWHLVHLGGLAQGGAGLVLTEAAAVVPEGRISPDDLGLWNEGQAKVLARIAHFLKSQGAVPGIQLAHAGRKASNPAPWKGSGSLPAAAGGWTPVAPSALAFDEGWTVPTALDEPGILAVIEAFMDAARRAVAAGFRVIEVHAAHGYLLHQFLSPLSNHRTDAYGGSFENRTRLVREVVGALRNILPEELPLFVRISATDWAEGGWNLDQSVALAKELRDLEVDLVDCSSGGLVPRAEIPLGPGYQVPFAARIRAEAGLPTGAVGLITDPEQAEAILAQESADLVLLGRELLRDPRWPLHAAKRLGVEVPWPASYLRAARGPVPARQPLH from the coding sequence ATGCCACGCCTATTCCAGCCCCTCACCCTCCGCGGCGTCACGCTGCCCAACCGCATCGCGGTGTCGCCCATGTGCCAGTACCAGGCCCAGGACGGCCTCGCCAACGACTGGCACCTGGTCCATCTGGGCGGATTGGCCCAGGGCGGCGCGGGGCTCGTCCTGACGGAGGCCGCCGCCGTGGTGCCCGAGGGCCGCATCAGCCCCGACGACCTCGGCCTCTGGAACGAGGGGCAGGCCAAAGTCCTCGCGCGCATCGCGCACTTCCTCAAATCCCAGGGCGCCGTGCCGGGCATCCAGCTCGCCCATGCCGGCCGCAAGGCCTCGAATCCGGCCCCCTGGAAGGGTAGCGGCAGCCTCCCCGCCGCGGCCGGCGGCTGGACGCCGGTGGCCCCCAGCGCCCTGGCCTTCGACGAGGGCTGGACCGTGCCCACGGCCCTGGATGAGCCCGGGATCCTGGCCGTCATCGAAGCCTTCATGGACGCGGCGCGCCGCGCCGTGGCCGCGGGCTTCCGGGTGATCGAGGTCCACGCCGCCCATGGGTACCTGCTGCACCAGTTCCTGTCGCCCCTGTCGAACCACCGCACCGATGCCTACGGCGGCTCCTTCGAGAACCGCACGCGCCTGGTCCGCGAGGTGGTGGGTGCCTTGCGGAACATCCTGCCCGAGGAGCTGCCCCTCTTCGTGCGGATCTCCGCCACGGATTGGGCGGAGGGCGGCTGGAACCTCGACCAGTCCGTGGCCCTTGCCAAGGAGCTCAGGGACCTGGAGGTGGACCTGGTGGACTGCTCCTCCGGCGGCCTCGTACCCCGCGCCGAGATCCCCCTGGGCCCCGGCTACCAGGTGCCCTTCGCCGCCCGGATCCGCGCCGAGGCGGGCCTTCCCACCGGCGCCGTGGGCCTCATCACCGACCCCGAGCAGGCCGAGGCCATCCTCGCCCAGGAATCCGCCGACCTCGTGCTGCTGGGCCGTGAGCTCCTCCGCGACCCGCGCTGGCCCCTGCACGCCGCCAAGAGGCTGGGCGTGGAGGTGCCCTGGCCGGCCTCCTACCTGCGCGCGGCGAGGGGCCCCGTACCCGCGAGGCAGCCGCTCCATTAG
- a CDS encoding protoporphyrinogen/coproporphyrinogen oxidase, whose product MDAPRTRILVLGGGLSGLLAAWQLRRPDRAIEVWEASSAVGGWAQTLPWPGPQGETGFLERGPQSLRVGRNGALERLLRDLDLELRPPGPKGPRWLGKEGRRHPSPTSLTGLMRAPGLRFREKLRLLAEPLIPPGDGTEESLHTFFARRLGEGFARELLPALVAGVLAAPPERLSVDALPRLRRLDEKGGLLLGGLRTGPERTDLPAGGTGALAQALAARLGCVTTNRAVRALELLPEGRWRVHGDGLSWEADAVLLALPTQVAADLLRPVAPESAALLEAIPRLNLRVWHSRHALPPGGSSAGWARGFGLLVHPPEGQGLLGSVSFAADDPRGVPGLLQVRTYVGGAHPVSPRLEAWPGVFQELRRWLPELTEPLQVREEACPGAFPLLEPGHRTRAARLARDLPPGLHWLGAARFGPGVPDLVEGTEAWAAGAAI is encoded by the coding sequence GTGGACGCCCCCCGGACCCGCATCCTCGTCCTCGGCGGTGGCCTCTCGGGCCTGCTGGCCGCCTGGCAGCTGCGCCGGCCGGACCGGGCCATCGAAGTGTGGGAGGCCTCATCCGCCGTGGGCGGCTGGGCGCAGACGCTGCCCTGGCCCGGGCCGCAGGGCGAGACGGGCTTCCTGGAACGGGGCCCGCAATCGCTCCGGGTGGGCCGGAACGGGGCCCTGGAGCGCCTGCTCCGCGATCTGGATCTCGAGCTGCGCCCCCCCGGACCCAAGGGCCCCCGCTGGCTGGGCAAGGAGGGGCGCAGGCATCCCAGCCCAACCTCGCTCACGGGCCTGATGCGGGCGCCGGGGCTCAGGTTCCGGGAGAAGCTGCGGTTGCTGGCCGAACCTCTCATCCCGCCTGGAGACGGAACGGAAGAGAGCTTGCACACCTTCTTCGCCCGCCGCCTGGGCGAGGGCTTCGCCCGGGAGCTGTTGCCCGCGCTGGTGGCCGGCGTGCTCGCGGCCCCGCCCGAACGCCTCAGCGTGGATGCGCTCCCACGGCTGCGGCGCCTGGACGAAAAGGGGGGCCTCCTGCTGGGCGGCCTGCGGACCGGCCCGGAGCGCACGGACCTTCCGGCAGGCGGAACCGGCGCCCTGGCCCAGGCGCTGGCCGCCCGCCTCGGGTGCGTGACGACGAACCGCGCCGTCCGGGCCCTGGAGCTGCTACCGGAGGGACGCTGGCGGGTCCACGGAGATGGCCTGAGCTGGGAAGCGGACGCCGTCCTCCTGGCCCTTCCCACCCAGGTGGCCGCAGATCTGCTGAGGCCCGTGGCGCCCGAGTCCGCGGCCCTCCTCGAAGCGATCCCCCGCCTGAACCTCCGCGTCTGGCACAGCCGCCACGCCCTTCCTCCCGGCGGCAGCAGCGCCGGTTGGGCGCGCGGCTTCGGGCTCCTCGTGCACCCCCCGGAGGGCCAGGGTCTCCTGGGGTCCGTCTCCTTCGCGGCGGACGATCCGCGCGGCGTGCCGGGGCTGCTCCAGGTCCGCACCTATGTCGGCGGCGCCCATCCGGTGTCCCCCAGGCTGGAGGCCTGGCCTGGCGTGTTCCAGGAGCTGCGCCGCTGGCTGCCGGAACTGACCGAGCCCCTCCAGGTGCGGGAGGAGGCCTGCCCCGGGGCCTTCCCCCTGCTGGAACCCGGCCACCGGACCCGGGCGGCCCGCCTGGCCAGGGATCTTCCGCCGGGGCTCCACTGGCTCGGCGCCGCGCGGTTCGGCCCGGGCGTCCCCGATCTGGTCGAGGGCACCGAAGCCTGGGCGGCGGGCGCGGCTATTTGA
- a CDS encoding cyclic 2,3-diphosphoglycerate synthase, with amino-acid sequence MATRRVVILGAAGRDFHNFNTVYRDNPDYQVVAFTATQIPDIAGRRYPAVLAGKLYPQGIPIFDESELVALIQREKPDAAVFSYSDVTHATVMHLASLCIAHGVDFELLGADKTMITSTKPVIGITAVRTGAGKSQTTRYISNILKKLGKKVVAIRHPMPYGDLAKQACQRFADYGDLDKHECTIEEREEYEPHIDNGFVVYAGVDYEQIIRSAEKEADVILWDGGNNDLPFYKSDLHICIADPLRSGHEMAYHPGEANFRMAHIIVINKCDSAKEADIAAIEQNAAAVNPKARVIRANSPVTCDRPDMVKGKRALVIEDGPTLTHGSMSYGAGVVAAKAAGAHEIVDPTPYAVASLAATYRKYPNAKGILPAMGYGDQQVKDLEATIEATPCDVVLSGTPIDLTRVLKVTKPMTRVRYDLAEIREGVLEAEVKKALRM; translated from the coding sequence ATGGCGACACGACGCGTGGTGATCCTGGGAGCCGCTGGACGCGACTTCCACAACTTCAATACCGTCTACCGGGACAATCCGGACTACCAGGTGGTGGCCTTCACCGCTACCCAGATCCCCGACATCGCGGGTCGCCGCTACCCCGCCGTGCTGGCCGGCAAGCTGTACCCCCAGGGCATCCCCATCTTCGACGAATCCGAGCTGGTGGCCCTGATCCAGCGCGAGAAGCCGGATGCGGCGGTGTTCTCCTACTCCGATGTCACCCACGCCACGGTCATGCACCTGGCCAGCCTCTGCATCGCCCACGGCGTCGACTTCGAGCTGCTCGGCGCCGACAAGACCATGATCACCTCCACCAAGCCCGTCATCGGCATCACGGCCGTGCGCACGGGAGCGGGCAAGAGCCAGACCACACGCTACATCAGCAACATCCTCAAGAAGCTCGGCAAGAAGGTCGTCGCCATCCGCCACCCCATGCCCTACGGCGATCTGGCCAAGCAGGCCTGCCAGCGCTTCGCCGACTACGGCGATCTCGACAAGCACGAATGCACCATCGAGGAGCGGGAGGAGTACGAGCCGCACATCGACAACGGCTTCGTGGTCTACGCGGGCGTGGACTACGAACAGATCATCCGCAGCGCCGAGAAGGAGGCGGATGTGATCCTCTGGGACGGCGGCAACAACGACCTGCCCTTCTACAAGAGCGACCTCCACATCTGCATCGCCGATCCCCTGCGGTCGGGCCATGAGATGGCCTACCACCCCGGAGAAGCCAACTTCCGCATGGCCCACATCATCGTCATCAACAAGTGCGACAGCGCGAAGGAGGCGGATATCGCCGCCATCGAGCAGAACGCCGCCGCCGTGAATCCCAAGGCCCGCGTCATCCGGGCCAACAGCCCGGTCACCTGCGACCGCCCCGACATGGTGAAGGGCAAGCGCGCCCTGGTCATTGAAGATGGCCCCACCCTCACCCACGGCTCCATGTCCTACGGCGCCGGCGTGGTGGCGGCCAAGGCCGCGGGCGCCCACGAGATCGTGGATCCCACGCCCTACGCCGTGGCCAGCCTTGCGGCCACCTACCGGAAGTACCCCAACGCCAAGGGCATCCTGCCCGCCATGGGCTACGGCGACCAGCAGGTGAAGGACCTCGAAGCCACCATCGAGGCCACCCCCTGCGATGTGGTCCTCAGCGGCACGCCCATCGACCTCACCCGCGTCCTGAAGGTCACCAAGCCCATGACCCGGGTCCGCTACGACCTGGCGGAGATCCGCGAGGGGGTGCTGGAAGCCGAGGTCAAGAAGGCCCTCCGCATGTAG